From Antricoccus suffuscus:
CCTGCCTGGCGCCCATATAAATCTGGTCGTCCACCGCGCCGAGCCGACCGGAGATGGCCCGCGCTTCTTGCACGTCGGCGATCGCGCCGTCAAAGTCACCGTCGAGCATCCGGACATAGGAACGACTGGTAATTGCCTGCGCGCGGCCCCATTGATCGCTGGTCGTATCGAGCTCATCGAGGGCGAGCGCGACGTGGGTACGCAACGACTCAAGGTCGCCGAAGTTCTCGGCGAACGCGGCACGCATGAGCCGCAGGCGCCCGCGGGCCAGCGGAGTCGCCCGCAGTAGTGCATCATCGGCGACCTGCTCGGCCTCGTTGTATTGGCGCGTGAAGAACAACAGCAGCATGAGCGTCGCCGCGACCTCGATCGGTCCATCGGCGAGGTATCGGCGCAGGTTGGCTGCGACCTGCGCAATGTCGGCAATTCCGTCGTCGCGATCAAAGCCAGGATCGGCCGCGCCGGTCGCGGTGAACTGCCGCGACATCTGACTGATGACACCGAGCCCACGGGCAACATGCCAGTGGGCGCTGGGATTACTGGTCGGCACCTCGGCGGCCAAGGCCGTCCAGTAACCGAGTTCTTCATCCCGGCCGAGCACCATCCAGAACCAGGCCAGATGCAGGCATAACGCGATGGCCCGACCCGAGTCACCAAGCTCGATATAGAACGTCATCGCGGCGACGAAGTTGTCGTACTCCTCGTTGAACAGCCGCAGCGCGACCGACTGATCGTTGGCATCTACGTTCATTGAGTTGCGCTGCGCGAACACCAGGAAGTGCCGGGCGTGCCGGGCCCGCGCCTGCTGCACGGTTCCCGCTTCAATCAGCCGTGCGGTCCCATACTCGCGGATCGTTTCGAGCATGCGGTAGCGAATGGTGTGGCCATCGGTCACGATCAGCAGGCTCTTGTCGACGAGCGCATTGAGGATCTCTGGTACATCGAGCGCCGCGACCTTGCCGCTGGCGCAAACTTTGGCGGCCGTCTGCGCGGCGAAACCACCCGGATAGACCGACAGCCATTCGAGCACGTAACGCTCTTCCGGTGTGAGTAGCTCCCAGCTCCACTCGACAACTGCAAGCAACGTGCGGTGCCTGCTCATCGCCGTACGGCTGCCCCCGACGAGCAGCCGAAACCGGTCGCCAAGCCCCTGCGCGATCGCATCTACCGGCAACACCCGAAGGCGCGCCGCGGCGAGCTCGATCGCCAGCGGAAGTCCGTCGAGCCGCCGGACGATCTCGACGATGGCGGGCATCGTCCTCTCGTCTGCTACGAATGACGCACTCGCGGCGCGTGCCCGATCGATGAACAGTCGTACGGCGGAGAAACCGCGCGCCGCCTCCAGTTCACTGTCTGCCGGCGGCAGGTCGAGAGAGGATAACGAGCACAACGACTCTCCGTCGATCGCCAGCGCTTCACGGCTAGTCGCGATTATCCGCAGCGCCGGACAGCGCGCCAGCAACTCGGCGATCAGGCCGGCGGCCGCACCAATCACATGCTCGCAGTTGTCGACAATCAGAACGCACTGGTCGTCGCTGAGCGCATTGACCAGCAATGCCTTACCGTCCAGGGCCATCCGGTCGTCTCTGGCACGCGTGTGAGAAGCGCGGGCCAGATCCAGATCGCGCACAAATGCCTGCTCGAGGTTGTCGCCAACCGTCGTCTTCGCGAGCTCGACGAGCCGCACCTTCGCGCCCTGTGCGGACAGTCGGCGGGCGACCTCGAACGACGTACGGGTCTTGCCCGCGCCACCGGGACCGATGATCGTCACGAGCCGGTTGGCCTCGATCAGGTCAGTCACCCGCTCGATTTCGCGCTGCCGCCCGATGAACGAGGTGACGGCGGCCGGAATGTCCGACTCGGAGCGCTCGGGCGGCGGGTCGTCGGCCGTCAACAACTGCAGATGCAGGTCCTGTAACTCGCGGGACGGGTCGCTGCCGAGCTCTTCGGCGATCTTTCTCCGGGTCGTTTCATAACGCGCCAATGCTTCGGCGGTGCGGCCGGTGGCGGCGTACCCCCGCATAAGCAGACCGGCGAAGCGTTCGTCAAGCGGCACATCGCGCGTGACCGCCTCGAGCCGGGCGACGGTCTCACTTGCTTGCCCGGTCGCGAGCTTGGCCTCGCTCCAGTCACCAATGGCATCGCGTCGCAGGTCCTCGAGCCGGGCGATCTCCGGTAACGCCCAATGCAAGTCTGCGGCCTCGGCGTACGGCGTACCGCGAACCAGTGCAAGAGCCATGTCGAGCGTGGTCGCGGCACTCTCGAACTGGCCACCGCGCAGCTGTTGTCGCCCGTCACGAACGAGTTCCTCGAACTCGACTACGTCGAGCTGCACGTCCACCAAGCCGTAGCCGGCCGCGGTCTGGCTGATGGCCCCGCCGTCGCCGACCGCCTTGCGAAGCCTCGATATCAGCGACTGCAGGGAACTTGTCGCGTTGGCCGGCAGGTCGCCGGACCAGACCGCATCGATCAGCCGGTCGGCCGTAACCGAGCCTCCGCCGGCCATCGCCATGCGCATCAGCAACCGGCGTAAGCGCACACCCGGAATGTCGCACGCACCGGACATCGTTTGCACGCTGAGCGGACCGAGCACCCCAACCTTCACGAGTTGACTACCTGCACGGTTAACCATTGTGCCGCACCTCGGGTGGGTTCGTACCCCACCGTCGGTGAGTTCGCGCCCCACGATCGGCGACGCTCGTGGCCCGGTCGCGCTTCGTCCCTCGCCGCCGATATCGTGTTCTGCGCGTGGACACGCCCGATCGCACTCCTTGTCCCGCCTACCTCCTGCTTGTCACTGCTTGTCACGCCTCATGAGCTGTGACTAGGGGTAGACAGCCGCGCTAAGGGACCGGGTAGGCCCGGCGCGAGTGACGGATCGCGAGACATACGTGACGGATCGCCAGACATTCGCGACGGATCGCGAGACATTCGCGACGGATCGCGGGAGTGTGACCGGGAATTCACTGTGACGTAGCGCGTCGTACGTCCATGATCGCGGCATATCACGTTCTAATAGGTGAAGGCCCCGCCAAGTATGAGTTGGCGGGGCCTTCGTGTTGACCTGGCCGTGACGCCTCCAGATCCTCGGCCGTTTCCGCCGAGCCGACCGCTGCCGTCACGCACGGTCCCAGATGGATCTCTCCACTGGACTAGCCCTCGGTCTTCGTCCGAGCCGTCCTCCTTGCGAAGGGCGTAGATAGATTTCTACTCCCTAATTCCCCAGCGCACAAGAGGTACCGGTGCACGGTAGAAAATAGGCAGAATGCCGGTACCCCCTGGCTCGGCGGCAGCGGAACCGAATACGATTCGGTTTCACCGTGTCTGTACCTACCGGCGTGGTGCATCATTGTTGGCGTACCCGGGCTCGAAAAAATACATCTGCACCATCCAAGTTGATCAGGAGAATTCCCATGGATCTTGTGTTGAGCGACGAAGACCGCGCTTTTGCACAGAAAATGCGTACCTTCTTCACGACGGAGATCCCCGAAGATATCCGTCGCCGCGCCTTTACCGGTGAAAATGCCGGCAAGGACGACATGGTGGCCACGCAACGCATCCTCAACGCCCACGGCTACGCCGTACCCAACTGGCCGATCGAATGGGGCGGCCAGGACTGGACCCCGATGCAGCGTCACCTGTGGCTTGAAGAGATGCAGCTGGCGTGCGTGCCACAGCCACTTGCGTTCAACGCATCCATGGTCGGCCCGGTCATCGCGGCCTTCGGTAACGAAGAACAGAAGAAGCGCTTCCTGCCAGCCACCGCCAACCTCGATATCTGGTGGTGCCAGGGCTTCTCCGAGCCCAACGCCGGTTCCGACCTTGCCTCGCTCAAGACCGCGGCGGTCCGCGACGGCGACTCCTACGTCGTCAACGGCCAGAAGACGTGGACGACACTCGCGCAGTACGCCGACTGGATCTTCTGCCTCGTGCGCACCAACCCGGACGTCAAGAAGCAGGCCGGCATCTCGTTCCTGCTCATCGACATGAAGACTCCGGGCATCACCGTCCGCCCGATCCAGCTGATCGACGGCGGCCACGAGGTCAATGAGGTCTTCTTCGACAACGTCGTCGTACCTGCCGAAAACCTCGTCGGCGAGGAGAACGCCGGCTGGTCGTACGCGAAGTTCCTGCTGGGCAACGAGCGCACCGGCATCGCGCGGCTTGGTACGTCGAAGGTCAAGGCCGCCCGCGTCAAGGCACTCGCCGCCAAGACCCGTGTCGGCGATGGCACGCTGCTGGACGACCCGCTGTTCGCGGCCCGGCTGGCCCGTGTCGAGATCGAGATCGCGGCACTCGAAATGACCCAGATGCGCATCCTGTCGAGCCAGACCAAGGGCGACGAGGCACCCGACCCTCGTTCCTCCGTGCTCAAGCTCAAGGGCTCGGCGATCCAGCAGGACCTCACCGAACTACTCATCGACGTGGTCGGCGAAGAAGCCGCAGCGTTCCGTGAGGACACCGACGTGCCGGACGGATTCGCTCCGACGACCGAAGGCGTCATCGACGCTATGCCGACGTACTTCAACTACCGCAAGGTCACCATCTACGGCGGTTCCAGCGAAGTGCAGCGCAGCATCATCTCGAAGGCAATCCTCGGCTTCTAGGCCCTACCTAAACTTGAACGGAGTACAGACGTGAACCTCGAACTCACCGAAGACCAGCAGACGCTGTCCGAGACCATCGGCCGCCTGCTCAAAGATCGCTACGACCACTCCACTCGGCTTGAACTGCTCCGCAGCGAACTGGGCTGGAGCAAGGACATGTGGAAGCGGTACGCCGACCTCGGCCTGCTGGGACTGCCATTCGACGAGGAGTACGGCGGCGCCGGCATGGGCTTCGCCGAGGTCGCCGTCGTACTGGAGGAGTTTGGCAAGGCACTTGTCCTCGAGCCCTACATCGCGACGGTTGTTCTCGCGGGCGGGCTCGTCGCCGCCGCAGGCACCGACGAGCAGAAGAAGTCCATCTTGTCGGCGATCTCGGCCGGCGAGTCGATCATGGCATTCGCCGCCAGTGAGCCCGGTGCGCGCTGGTCGCTGACCGACGTCAGCACCAAAGCCGAGAAGTCCGGGGACGGCTGGACCATCTCCGGCGAGAAGTCCGGCGTACTGGCCGGAGACAGCGCCGACCAGTTCGTGGTCTCGGCAACCACGGCCGACGGCGTCGTCGGGCTGTTTCTCGTCGACGGCAAGGCCGACGGCGTACGCCGTGACTCCTACACGCAGCAGGATGGCCTGCGTGCGGCCAACGTGCTCTTCGACGGCGCGGCGGCACAGGCACTGGGCGACCCGGCCAACGCGGCGGCTGCCATGAAGAGCGTCATCGATGAGGCGACGGCCGGCCTGTGCGCCGAGGCCGTCGGCGCGATGGGTCAGATGCTGAGCATCACCAGCGAATACCTCAAG
This genomic window contains:
- a CDS encoding BTAD domain-containing putative transcriptional regulator, producing MVNRAGSQLVKVGVLGPLSVQTMSGACDIPGVRLRRLLMRMAMAGGGSVTADRLIDAVWSGDLPANATSSLQSLISRLRKAVGDGGAISQTAAGYGLVDVQLDVVEFEELVRDGRQQLRGGQFESAATTLDMALALVRGTPYAEAADLHWALPEIARLEDLRRDAIGDWSEAKLATGQASETVARLEAVTRDVPLDERFAGLLMRGYAATGRTAEALARYETTRRKIAEELGSDPSRELQDLHLQLLTADDPPPERSESDIPAAVTSFIGRQREIERVTDLIEANRLVTIIGPGGAGKTRTSFEVARRLSAQGAKVRLVELAKTTVGDNLEQAFVRDLDLARASHTRARDDRMALDGKALLVNALSDDQCVLIVDNCEHVIGAAAGLIAELLARCPALRIIATSREALAIDGESLCSLSSLDLPPADSELEAARGFSAVRLFIDRARAASASFVADERTMPAIVEIVRRLDGLPLAIELAAARLRVLPVDAIAQGLGDRFRLLVGGSRTAMSRHRTLLAVVEWSWELLTPEERYVLEWLSVYPGGFAAQTAAKVCASGKVAALDVPEILNALVDKSLLIVTDGHTIRYRMLETIREYGTARLIEAGTVQQARARHARHFLVFAQRNSMNVDANDQSVALRLFNEEYDNFVAAMTFYIELGDSGRAIALCLHLAWFWMVLGRDEELGYWTALAAEVPTSNPSAHWHVARGLGVISQMSRQFTATGAADPGFDRDDGIADIAQVAANLRRYLADGPIEVAATLMLLLFFTRQYNEAEQVADDALLRATPLARGRLRLMRAAFAENFGDLESLRTHVALALDELDTTSDQWGRAQAITSRSYVRMLDGDFDGAIADVQEARAISGRLGAVDDQIYMGARQVGMLIASGRVDDAVRCLDEIEMLFDNSRGTPMWKVILLIQRMIVEDARGNQAFVTSAVRQVRSMLDEFEGAGTRTNHMIVVGAGSVAIFELEAGELSAGYEDAVRAFVASKEVDDFPILASIGVVSAILAAEFDDYAHVAELLGASQRLRGSADPSNLREVRLYAEARARLGADFEVHHGRGLALSHDEAYDRLDPRYFEDAIARRVAERTGQPRIASAKASSSRGTSGPAG
- a CDS encoding acyl-CoA dehydrogenase family protein is translated as MDLVLSDEDRAFAQKMRTFFTTEIPEDIRRRAFTGENAGKDDMVATQRILNAHGYAVPNWPIEWGGQDWTPMQRHLWLEEMQLACVPQPLAFNASMVGPVIAAFGNEEQKKRFLPATANLDIWWCQGFSEPNAGSDLASLKTAAVRDGDSYVVNGQKTWTTLAQYADWIFCLVRTNPDVKKQAGISFLLIDMKTPGITVRPIQLIDGGHEVNEVFFDNVVVPAENLVGEENAGWSYAKFLLGNERTGIARLGTSKVKAARVKALAAKTRVGDGTLLDDPLFAARLARVEIEIAALEMTQMRILSSQTKGDEAPDPRSSVLKLKGSAIQQDLTELLIDVVGEEAAAFREDTDVPDGFAPTTEGVIDAMPTYFNYRKVTIYGGSSEVQRSIISKAILGF
- a CDS encoding acyl-CoA dehydrogenase family protein, with amino-acid sequence MNLELTEDQQTLSETIGRLLKDRYDHSTRLELLRSELGWSKDMWKRYADLGLLGLPFDEEYGGAGMGFAEVAVVLEEFGKALVLEPYIATVVLAGGLVAAAGTDEQKKSILSAISAGESIMAFAASEPGARWSLTDVSTKAEKSGDGWTISGEKSGVLAGDSADQFVVSATTADGVVGLFLVDGKADGVRRDSYTQQDGLRAANVLFDGAAAQALGDPANAAAAMKSVIDEATAGLCAEAVGAMGQMLSITSEYLKTRVQFGTAIGTFQVLQHRSADMYVSLEQARSMAVTSRLAITDGDEGLERDQTLRAAKVQIDTSARHIGQESIQMHGGIGVTMEYPIGHYTKRLTVIARTFGDTDSHLQAFAKAGGLLVASDTVA